Proteins encoded within one genomic window of Anas platyrhynchos isolate ZD024472 breed Pekin duck chromosome 28, IASCAAS_PekinDuck_T2T, whole genome shotgun sequence:
- the DNAAF19 gene encoding dynein axonemal assembly factor 19, whose protein sequence is MEADGALDLGALHRELRAALAADEKHAREDEAKFRAVRQRVGSYEEFRDIVLASHLKPLEKKDKMGNKRNVLWNPCAGHTKGQQVGDVEIPQELDQLPGTSAEFYRDWRRCLKSGKEKYQLLLKLEGKALGRIFQADLGFGLLGEFLAVLAENICHEDRDAVLQILQSLSGTKRFGLNVDLLSDSEKESTRDLFRKLQSMSRDYWTPGHFSGPDSCKAEREAHLTDTSLQKEAEERIMMELMKCYQVS, encoded by the exons ATGGAGGCGGACGGAGCCCTCGACCTGGGCGCGCTGCACCGGGAGCTGCGGGCGGCGCTGGCGGCCGACGAGAAGCACGCGAGGGAGGACGAGGCCAAGTTCCGCGCCGTGCGCCAGCGGGTCGGCTCCTACGAGGAGTTCAG GGACATCGTGCTGGCATCACACCTGAAGCCTCTagagaaaaaggacaaaatgggGAACAAGAGAAACGTGCTGTGGAACCCTTGTGCAGGCCACACTAAGGGCCAGCAAGTCGGTGACGTGGAGATACCCCAG gagcTGGATCAACTGCCTGGAACCTCTGCCGAATTTTACCGAGATTGGCGCAGATGCTTAAAAAGcggaaaagaaaaataccagcTTTTGCTTAAGCTCGAAGGGAAGGCCTTGGGCAGAATCTTTCAGGCTGACTTGGGTTTTGGCCTCCTGGGTGAATTCcttgctgtgctggcagagaACATCTGTCATGAAGACAGAGATGCTGTCCTTCAGATCTTACAGAGCCTTTCTGGCACCAAGCGCTTTGGGTTAAATGTGGATCTTCTGAGTGACTCGGAGAAGGAGAGCACCAGGGATTTGTTTAGGAAGCTGCAGAGCATGAGCAGGGATTATTGGACCCCTGGCCACTTTAGTGGCCCAGACAGCTGCAAAGCAGAGAGGGAAGCCCACCTCACAGACACCAGCTTGCAAAAGGAAGCTGAGGAAAGGATAATGATGGAGCTGATGAAATGTTACCAAGTCAGCTGA